The following proteins come from a genomic window of Danaus plexippus chromosome 3 unlocalized genomic scaffold, MEX_DaPlex mxdp_34, whole genome shotgun sequence:
- the LOC116766733 gene encoding protein obstructor-E-like — protein MKVFIVLAAAAALASAQFKCPAKDGQYEDDRQCDKFYECVDGAATTKLCPDGLVFDPTIRKINKCDQPFNVDCGDRTELQPPKPSPLCPRRNGFFAHPDPSVCNVFMNCIEGEAIEVKCTAGLHFDEYSGTCVWPDAAGRSGCAETEKKTKDGFECPKNQQVDPQGQAVAHPKFPHPNDCQRFYVCLNGVEPRDLGCTVGEVYNEESQKCDAPENVRGCEDWYKDAEDAPPAPKGRS, from the exons ATGAAAGTGTTCATCGTGTTAGCAGCGGCCGCAGCTCTTGCGA GCGCCCAATTCAAATGTCCAGCCAAGGATGGTCAATACGAAGATGACAGACAGTGCGACAAGTTCTACGAGTGTGTGGACGGTGCTGCAACCACCAAACTTTGCCCCGACGGCCTTGTGTTCGACCCTACCATCAGGAAGATCAACAAATGTGACCAACCCTTCAATGTAGACTGCGGCGACAGGACCGAACTTC aGCCACCTAAGCCATCACCTCTGTGCCCACGCCGCAACGGTTTCTTCGCACACCCCGATCCCTCCGTTTGCAATGTATTCATGAACTGCATTGAAGGAGAAGCCATCGAAGTCAAATGTACAGCTGGTCTTCATTTCGACGAGTACTCTGGCACTTGCGTGTGGCCTGATGCAGCTGGAAGATCTGGCTGCGCCGAAACCGAAA AAAAAACCAAGGACGGTTTCGAATGCCCTAAGAATCAACAAGTCGACCCTCAGGGTCAGGCTGTAGCCCATCCCAAGTTCCCTCACCCCAACGACTGCCAACGTTTCTACGTTTGCTTGAACGGCGTTGAACCCCGTGACCTCGGATGCACTGTCGGAGAGGTTTACAACGAAGAGAGTCAAAAGTGTGACGCGCCCGAGAACGTACGCGGATG CGAGGACTGGTACAAGGACGCCGAAGACGCACCACCAGCCCCTAAAGGCAGATCTTAA
- the LOC116775511 gene encoding uncharacterized protein LOC116775511, which translates to MIIALQTLIFFRESLIALINRLLSPCYSKLKLQIKGNYSSDDEDSDDYVFSEYDDEKGVTFYPPVYVQRYAAVSDCLMDERWKGKLEKVVDIGYHDMSFIKYLIDMPGIKHIMGVDIDPITLRCSSDLLESKSNFTKRDNPLKITLFQGNAADPDFRLIGCDAVVAIEMIEHMLPHDLEKLIHTVFGFIKPQVAIFTTPNGDFNVLFKSLENNGLRRTDHFFEWSKEQFNDWCSNIVLRYPQYTVSTKGVGPGPPGTSHIGCCSQLAMFVAKSYHKQEDLDINSLALVPKLPTQSAVSDMMCSCNSSDDFDTSMLCLEDNINSFTELLDRHSCMTLVLTSPSFSSESLKYEDKTSQCNIDIEFGKNFLMFDDDTYYDTLLPSRQRQIQVYEIEDVASRLNCSTLQVKKFSKETQNLLIKHKTDALCHTREVVDEIKYLTKMLNFDKDSKNGIENHSWCNINWGENAPYWNQYYKVIKEYDYPYETKSDDCRILDVVCEKIDWLLDENDSTFLVEGHKLEIPVSYLMDTVKHITSDVDKVKELLEWNGYEIKDDVLIHPRLDIDNISIDTDTDNDWTEDVHDVTRFITYKVDIFEFAINKLSVAMLVPLLTMNSECSAIVRDFYDRSLHRAIDRKVLKLRSMFIADEDITPELDRILCRLMKLALNSRNEHRGPPSVIWLQYKLFGLLSLTEKAIEKRRCHMLNNFSIRAIEYCKEDRDKLFNLNKIKEEDESAQNIVSKYYQLVPSLEDLTGLDDIHYQELHYQFEDSDFDDITSNEFKAHDVTLYADNQIVPVHPFQNIAGNKIELSDWDSSNLDLVPYLSHTDVSDVISSDENNLVFTNTTKFDRIKTNTVFKYLNNINSNSCLKLTVASQNKVLPEKLFKNNYSMISRNVPSKSKVKKLNKKSKCNNLKRQKEEYKRSKAKEKKKLKEPQMPRSIIYNQIMDSPTENCNLEYENTKNWEELNSEVLRDTTASYENVTDNNIASTEICVFLNIVSENGEETVALQRNIGTDPDSDLLYFENEILLDSLMNVTRDNSFYYTRIESDLENLDSNTIFLNDINEPSTSKGVRHLSTDVQCGPDVSITNMMLSASTSFTKMSKLYTTGIKIGDSCVDIPKNKVTYDFGTCTDTCQSIITNKKSIGIKIKDSDINIRKQESSTMTEELNNRDAVISPTQNVNIMEPKPLKSASLSVTDEFSSHVFESIGSLTKSHTRLSESSRYTSDFLIQIPGEDKNILKTKYIRPKLSCGGVHVHSYKDRIASEDLVYQGEWQRSKLKTLAKKNPNAPIIKKIRKRSVNLKDNPSLKDTNKKENKVLCKTLTVRSPKEGPKKYFPNKTVASNLQSTNLSGLMKTNKNVTKVASKITTSSTVAKNTKNFYSSKQSFMSSTPKRNVNAEREKNTRKNYLPLYLRKRLNSSLLKKQSEAIGSRDTNPKLNLDINTARDSPHVQDLTRDLLLIPESPHTNLNYIVFRNDIETNKNISTNSPSIDLIRNDSTKRLSPGSPNSSTCSSPNSVATVRAASTRTKSICNRKNATSSDRSNSGNVETEARTVKNKKYTRRIKTNKKSSNIIPLSDNKENLPESSRNTICLKDNEKNSKKVFVNRTKSIYMAQVTNDASNLVPAAANSKIKSHPNKTLKYMSIKSPDVQKFSTAIPSVSAKKSCNENSVEEYPLNHQLTDMDDLSVPPQLYPIGSIEITNRPGNLQIESHKALISNVCSKPVHQTKSSILSAIRKLVEGNISKVETNDNDGPLSDSETVIISRDDLDSINFDEISSLASVKTVPINDGIYKFESDADNHSNVTETLVIADNIDSTENAVCECQPDVESDLPSFKSMASMSTPKFSEFYLADNELETVNTNSVQDIFERKDPNIVPSSAGVLAIQAFSGFSVNLESLTGDQPDHVNLVDSETGSLTLESARQTASEELFVSGRSSDTYESCLYDDEADVPNWLFNIISHQQSIEESEAEDTLPVMVPLTGPDFDINGNVEPGVGLGAGAGDGRGIHSDHSQDSSGRGSSLSSTPTSSGPQSEVAVLVDSSAFTAQSVFGPIVGPTTNAENEAISVSVQLPENNRNGGAIRTSTNTRNFINPAVMTSDVDADVSSLDTDAMDSDN; encoded by the exons ATGATAATTGCTTTGcaaactttgatattttttcggGAATCACTTATCGCCTTGATTAACCGTCTGTTAAGCCCATGTtattcaaagttaaaattGCAAATTAAAGGAAATTATAGTTCAGATGATGAAGATTCCGACGACTACGTATTTTCAGAATATGATGACGAAAAAGGTGTTACATTCTATCCGCCTGTGTATGTTCAGAGGTACGCAGCAGTCAGCGACTGTCTTATGGACGAGAGATGGAAGGGAAAGCTAGAAAAG GTTGTCGATATTGGATATCATGACATgagtttcataaaatatcttatagaTATGCCTGGAATTAAGCATATCATGGGTGTTGATATAGACCCAATAACTCTCCGCTGTTCCTCGGACCTCCTGGAATCTAAATCTAACTTCACAAAGAGGGATAATCCACTGAAGATTACg TTATTTCAAGGCAATGCTGCCGATCCAGATTTCAGGCTGATAGGCTGTGATGCCGTCGTAGCCATCGAGATGATAGAACACATGCTCCCACACGATCTGGAAAAATTAATTCACACTGTATTTGGCTTCATTAAACCTCAAGTTGCAATATTCACCACACCGAACGGTGACTTCAATgttctttttaaatctttggAGAATAATGGCTTAAGGAGAACTGATCACTTCTTCGAGTGGAGTAAAGAACAGTTTAATGATTG gtGCAGTAACATAGTATTACGTTACCCACAATATACTGTTAGCACTAAGGGCGTAGGTCCAGGACCGCCTGGGACCTCGCACATAGGATGTTGCAGCCAACTGGCAATGTTTGTGGCTAAAAGCTATCACAAACAAGAGGATTTGGACATTAATAGCCTAGCTCTTGTACCTA AGTTACCAACTCAGAGTGCTGTGAGTGATATGATGTGTAGCTGCAATTCTTCGGATGATTTTGATACCAGCATGCTGTGTTTAGAAGATAA TATTAATTCCTTTACTGAGCTCCTTGACCGTCATTCCTGTATGACTCTTGTTCTGACTTCTCCTTCGTTCTCCTCCGAATCCCTCAAGTACGAAGATAAGACATCTCAATGTAACATAGACATTGAATTTGGAAAGAATTTTCTTATGTTTGATGACGATACATACTATGATACCCTTCTTCCAAGTAGACAACGACAGATTCAAGTCTATGAAATTGAAGATGTTGCTAGCAG GTTAAATTGCAGTACATTACAAGTGAAGAAGTTCTCCAAGGAAACACaaaatttactaattaaacataaaacggATGCTTTGTGCCACACACGCGAAGTggttgatgaaataaaatatttaacaaaaatgctTAATTTCGATAAAGATTCCAAAAATGGAATTGAAAATCATTCGTGGTGTAACATAAATTGGGGAGAAAATGCGCCATATTGGAATCAGTATTACAAAGTCATCAAGGAATATGATTATCCTTATGAA acgAAATCAGATGACTGCCGTATATTAGATGTGGTATGTGAGAAAATAGACTGGCTTTTAGATGAAAATGACAGTACTTTTTTGGTCGAAGGTCATAAGTTGGAGATACCTGTCTCATATCTCATGGACACCGTAAAACACATTACTAGTGATGTCGATAAAGTAAA GGAGTTACTGGAATGGAACGGATACGAGATAAAAGACGACGTGCTAATTCACCCCCGTCTAGACATAGACAATATCTCCATAGACACAGACACTGACAATGACTGGACCGAAGATGTACACGATGTAACGCGTTTTATTACGTA CAAAGTGGATATATTCGAGTTTGCCATTAACAAACTTAGTGTTGCCATGCTTGTACCACTG TTGACGATGAATTCAGAATGTAGCGCCATAGTACGAGATTTCTacg ATCGTAGCCTCCACCGCGCTATTGACCGCAAAGTATTGAAACTGAGATCAATGTTTATCGCCGATGAAGACATTACACCTGAACTGGATAGGATTTTATGTCGTTTGATGAAGCTTGCATTAAATTCGAGAAACGAACATCGAGGCCCCCCCTCTGTTATCTGGTTGCAATACAAACTGTTTGGTCTTCTTAGTCTCACGGAAAAGGCTATAGAAAAAAGGAGGTGCCACATGCTGAACAACTTTTCTATTAGGGCTATTGAGTATT GTAAAGAAGATagagataaattatttaacctcaataaaataaaagaagagGATGAATCTGC GCAAAATATTGTATCTAAATATTACCAATTGGTACCCTCGTTAG aagatCTAACTGGGTTAGACGATATTCATTACCAAGAATTACACTACCAATTTGAAGATTCTGATTTCGATGATATAACAAGCAATGAGTTTAAAG ctcATGACGTCACGCTTTATGCGGATAATCAAATTGTTCCAGTTCATCCATTCCAAAATATAGcaggaaataaaattgaattatctGATTGGGATTCAAGTAATCTGGATTTAGTTCCATATCTGAGTCACACAGATGTTTCAGATGTTATCAGCTCGGACGAAAATAATTTGGTCTTTACAAATACTACAAAATTTGACAGAATAAAAACTAACACTGTATTCAAATACCTAAACAACATTAATAGTAATTCCTGTCTTAAACTGACTGTTGCTTCCCAAAATAAAGTGTTACCGGAAAAGCTATTCAAAAACAACTATAGCATGATCAGCAGGAATGTACCGAGCAAGTCTAAAgtcaaaaaacttaataagaaGTCGAAGTGCAATAACCTGAAACGTCAAAAAGAAGAATACAAACGTAGTAAGGCCAAGGAGAAGAAAAAGCTAAAAGAACCTCAGATGCCCCGCTCCATAATATACAATCAA ATTATGGACAGTCCTAcagaaaattgtaatttagaaTATGAGAACACAAAGAACTGGGAAGAATTAAATTCTGAAGTTTTAAGAGATACTACGGCTAGTTATGAAAATGTTACAGATAACAATATAGCTAGTACTGAAATATGcgtatttcttaatatagtTTCAGAAAATGGCGAAGAAACAGTTGCTTTGCAGCGAAATATTGGCACGGATCCTGATTCTGATCTGCTATATTTTGAGAATGAAATACTTTTGGATTCCTTAATGAATGTAACGAGAGATAATAGTTTCTATTATACAAGGATTGAGTCAGACTTAGAAAATTTAGattcaaatacaatatttttaaacg ACATAAACGAACCCAGTACATCAAAAGGGGTAAGACACCTGAGCACCGACGTGCAATGTGGTCCCGATGTTTCAATAACAAACATGATGTTATCGGCGTCTACGTCTTTTACTAAAATGTCTAAACTTTACACAACAGGGATAAAAATTGGGGATTCATGTGTAGatataccaaaaaataaagttacttatGATTTCGGTACATGTACTGATACCTGTCAaagtataattacaaataaaaaatcaataggtataaaaataaaagattcgGATATTAATATTCGTAAGCAAGAGAGTTCCACGATGACTGAAGAGCTCAATAACAGGGATGCCGTCATTTCACCAACCCAAAACGTAAACATTATGGAGCCTAAACCACTGAAAAGCGCAAGTTTATCTGTTACAGATGAGTTTAGTTCGCATGTTTTTGAAAGCATAGGAAGTTTAACTAAGTCCCACACACGACTAAGCGAATCGTCGAGATATACCAGTGATTTTCTTATACAAATACCAGgagaagataaaaatatactgaaaacaaaatatataagaccGAAATTGAGCTGTGGTGGTGTCCATGTACACAGTTACAAAGATCGCATCGCTTCGGAAGATCTTGTATACCAAGGGGAATGGCAGCGCTCGAAACTTAAAACATTGGCTAAAAAGAATCCTAATGCaccaattattaaaaaaataaggaaaagaAGTGTAAATCTGAAAGACAACCCTAGCTTAAAggatacaaacaaaaaagaaaataaggttttatgcAAAACTTTGACAGTAAGAAGCCCCAAAGAAGgtcccaaaaaatattttccaaataaaactGTCGCAAGCAATCTTCAGTCCACAAATTTATCAGgattaatgaaaacaaataaaaatgtaacaaag GTTGCATCAAAAATCACTACGAG CTCTACTGTCGCTAAAAACACCAAGAATTTTTACTCGTCTAAGCAATCATTCATGTCATCAACTCCTAAACGTAACGTTAATGCAGAAAGAGAAAAAAACACCAGAAAGAATTACCTTCCACTTTATTTGAGAAAAAGACTTAATTCctctttgttaaaaaaacaatctgaAGCAATAGGTTCAAGAGATACAAATCCAAAACTTAActtagatataaatacagcGCGTGATTCTCCACACGTACAGGACCTTACAAGAGATTTGCTTTTAATACCTGAATCGCCACATACTAATCTAAACTATATTGTGTTTCGAAACGACATTGagacaaacaaaaacatcaGCACGAACTCACCTTCAATTGATTTGATCAGAAACGATTCTACAAAGCGCCTTAGTCCAGGATCTCCAAATAGTTCGACATGTTCTTCGCCTAACAGTGTTGCCACAGTTCGGGCTGCGTCGACAAGAACTAAATCTATATGCAACCGTAAAAATGCTACTTCATCCGATAGAAGCAACTCAGGAAACGTGGAGACAGAAGCCAGaactgtgaaaaataaaaagtatactagacgaattaaaacaaacaaaaaatcctCAAATATTATTCCGCTAAGcgataataaagaaaatttaccaGAATCTTCACGGAATACCATTTGTTTGAAGGATAATGAAAAGAATTCAAAAAAGGTATTTGTTAATAGAACAAAAAGCATATACATGGCTCAGGTGACTAACGATGCATCAAATTTGGTGCCAGCCGCCgctaattctaaaattaaatcgcATCCgaacaaaactttaaagtatATGTCTATAAAATCTCCAGATGTCCAAAAGTTTAGTACGGCTATACCATCGGTATCTGCTAAGAAGTCATGTAATGAAAATTCAGTAGAAGAATATCCATTGAATCATCAATTAACAGATATGGATGACTTGTCTGTACCCCCTCAACTGTACCCAATCGGTTCAATCGAAATAACTAACCGTCCTGGTAATTTACAAATCGAATCACATAAAGCACTTATTTCTAATGTCTGCAGTAAGCCTGTTCATCAAACAAAAAGTAGCATTCTTTCTGCTATAAGAAAATTGGTCGAAGGGAACATAAGTAAGGTTGAAACTAATGACAATGATGGCCCTTTATCTGATTCTGAAACGGTTATCATAAGTCGAGATGATTTGGATTCcattaattttgatgaaatatcATCTCTCGCTAGTGTCAAAACAGTACCTATAAATGatggtatttataaatttgagaGTGATGCGGACAATCATAGTAATGTAACGGAAACCCTTGTGATAGCAGATAATATAGATTCAACGGAGAACGCGGTTTGTGAATGTCAGCCAGATGTAGAATCAGATTTGCCATCTTTTAAATCTATGGCATCGATGTCCACTCCAAAGTTTTCCGAATTCTATTTAGCTGACAATGAACTTGAGACAGTGAATACAAATTCCGTACaagatatttttgaaagaaagGATCCAAATATTGTTCCA agTTCGGCTGGTGTTTTAGCGATTCAAGCGTTCAGTGGCTTTTCAGTGAACCTAGAATCACTCACAGGCGATCAACCTGATCACGTGAACTTAGTAGATTCTGAAACTGGGAGTCTAACTTTAGAATCAGCGAGACAAACG gcATCAGAAGAATTATTTGTATCCGGTCGATCCTCTGACACGTACGAGTCATGCCTATATGATGATGAAGCAGATGTCCCTAATTggcttttcaatattattagtcATCAGCAGTCG ATAGAAGAATCGGAGGCTGAAGATACTTTACCGGTAATGGTGCCGCTGACTGGTCcagattttgatataaatggtAACGTCGAACCCGGAGTGGGACTGGGGGCCGGAGCGGGGGATGGTCGGGGGATTCACAGTGATCATTCCCAAGACAGTTCCGGAAGGGGAAGTTCCTTAAGCTCGACTCCTACTTCTTCAGGGCCACAGAGCGAGGTG GCCGTTCTAGTAGACTCTTCAGCATTCACTGCACAGTCAGTATTCGGCCCCATCGTGGGTCCCACAACAAACGCAGAAAACGAAGCGATAAGTGTCTCTGTGCAACTCCCGGAGA ATAATAGAAATGGCGGTGCGATTCGAACGAGCACAAATACtaggaattttataaatccagCAGTTATGACGAGTGACGTAGACGCCGACGTCAGCTCTCTGGACACTGATGCTATGGATTCTGATAATTGA